The Opitutaceae bacterium genome has a window encoding:
- the mog gene encoding molybdopterin adenylyltransferase, with translation MKNPVKIGVINVSDRASAGIYEDIPGKAAVALLRDYLTTPFETVYQIVPDERDEIAACLVRLVDEEGCSLVITTGGTGPATRDVTPEATADVCEKMLPGFGELMRATSLRFVPTAILSRQTAGVRGCALIVNLPGKPKAIGECLEAVFPAIPYCIDLIGGPFLEADPERISIFRPKNG, from the coding sequence ATGAAAAACCCAGTCAAAATCGGTGTGATCAACGTCTCCGACCGGGCCAGCGCCGGCATCTATGAGGACATACCCGGAAAGGCCGCCGTCGCCCTCCTGCGTGATTACCTCACGACGCCGTTTGAAACCGTCTATCAGATCGTCCCCGACGAAAGGGATGAGATCGCCGCCTGCCTGGTCCGCCTCGTCGATGAGGAGGGCTGCAGCCTGGTCATCACCACCGGGGGTACCGGCCCCGCCACCCGCGACGTGACCCCGGAAGCCACCGCCGACGTCTGCGAGAAGATGCTGCCCGGATTCGGCGAGCTGATGCGGGCGACCTCCCTGCGTTTCGTGCCTACCGCCATCCTCTCCCGCCAGACTGCGGGTGTCCGCGGGTGCGCCCTCATCGTCAATCTCCCCGGCAAACCCAAGGCCATCGGAGAATGCCTCGAAGCCGTTTTCCCCGCCATTCCCTATTGCATCGACCTGATCGGGGGACCCTTTCTCGAGGCCGATCCCGAACGGATTTCCATTTTTCGTCCGAAAAACGGGTGA